The region ATATATTGTATACCGAATTAAGAAGGGGGTATTTAATCTGGATTCCCTAAAAATAACTGAAAAGCTAGTAGAAGAACTCGAAGGAATAGAATATGTTAAAAAAGTAAAAACCATTACCAATATTGAGTTAATTGAAGGCAATAGAAATGGCGATTTGAATATTTACAATATCAGGGATAAGTTCCCATCTACTCAGCTTGATGCAGATCTTTATATGCATAGGCTTCAAGATAAGCCGCTATATGCAAATGCCTTTATCTCCGAGAACGCAGAGTTCGCAGCAATTCTCTGTGAGATTGGAGACACACCAAAGGGCGATCCAGGCTATCAGTCAGAAATAGGTTCAGGTTTACAGCGGATATTATCCAAACAAGAGTTCAGTGATTTTGAATTCTGGCCAACTGGACAGCCTGTAATCGTTTCAGCAATTAACGATGCAGTTATAAAGGACGTTATGCTCTTTACACTTATTTGTGTTATCGTCCTTACAGCGCTACTCTTTCTTTTCTTCCGCAAAGTTAAAGAGATTCTTGCATTTAATATAATATATCTACTCGGTCTGATTTCTGTTATTATATTGCTGTGGATGAATGACTACCCAATTACTACCTTTACCTGCATAGCGCTACCCCTGTTATTTGCCATTTCTACAGCAGACGGAGTTCATATTATCCATGAGTATCAGACATATCTTAAAGCTGGGAATCCCAATAGGGAATCTATTCTTAAAACAATTAAACTGGTAGGATTCCCCTGCTTGTTCACAACACTCACAACAGTAGCAGGATTTGCTTCCCTTACTATCTCACCTATTCCTTGCATTCATGAATTTGGATTGACTATCGCAGTTGGAGTATTGGCTGTCTTTATTTTCAGTTTTACACTCTTGACAATATTCCTTTCTTTTGGAGGGGAAAAGAGTGAAAGGTTATATCATTCATACCAACAATTTGAAAGAGATAAGGAGAAAAGAGATTATGAATACATCCATAAATATATGGATGTAATGCTACAAAGAATAACAGATTGGGATAAAAGATACTATAAAAGAATATTAACTTTAGCTGTAATAGTATGTATGATTGCTTTTTATGGAATTAGCAAAATCAAGACTGATGCATCATGGTTAGCTGTACTCGGCGAGAAGATGAAGGTATTTCAGGATTATAAATTCGTTGACTCAACCATGGCAGGGTCTGGGAATTTTGAGATATTATTGGACACAAAAAAGAGAGACGGAGTTAAAACATTACAATCAGTTCAAACCCTTGAAAAAATTCAAAACTTTGCTAATAGTCAGGATTATCTGGTTAAAAAGACATTTTCAGTAGTTGATATTATCAAAGATATTAATTGCGCACTGCATAACAATGATCGTGAATATTATAGGCTTCCTTCTTCGGATGAGGAGGTATCCCAGTACATCCTGCTCTATGAAGTTACCGGAGGAGAGGAACTGGAAAAACAAATATCAGCAGACGTTTCAAGTGCAAGACTTACAATCTATGTAAAAAACACTAACACAACAATCTCAAAGCGCTTCTATGATGACCTGGTAGCTTTTATTGAATCTGTTAAACCGGCTGATTATACATATACAATAACAGGTTTATCTTTTATGGTACTTGAGTCTTTGCGCACCATGCAAGAGACTCTGATACTATCTATTATGCTTGCCCTGGCCATTATTTCAATTATGATGATATTTGTTTTCCGTTCACTAAAGATTGGGCTCATTTCTATGCTCCCTAATATCTTCCCAATTATTATTACCTTAGGAATTATGGGGCTATTTGATATTAGTCTGGATTTTTCAAGAACTCTACTTGGGTGTATTGGAATAGGTCTTGCTGTTGATGACACCATACATCTTATTTCGAGATATCGGCTTGAATTTGATCGACTTGGAAATTACAGGAAGGCGCTTGACGCAGCGATTATTGGGGTTGGTCATGCAATTACAAGGACCACTATCATATTGATCATTGGATTTGGCGCTTGTCTCTTTTCCAATTTTGAAGCTTTGGTTAGTTTCGGAATGATAACAGCGATATGCGTCTTTACCGCTCTGATAGCTGATTACTTTATCGCTCCTGCACTTATACTTGTTTTCAAACCCTTTGGGAAAGAATTTGATACAGGGAAGGTAGTAGAATGAATAAGCTTATTGAATTCACTTTTAAATATTGGAAATGGATCCTAGGGATAAATGTACTTTTGACTCTTATTCTTGGTTACTTCATTTTAGGAATAAAGGTAGATAATTCCATCGAAACCATGTCCGTAGATGGCGATCCAGAGCTTCTCTTGCTGCAGAAGACGGAGAAAGAGTATGGGGGAAATGAATTTGTTGTGGTTTCGTTCAAGGGAGATGATATCTTCACTACTCCTGTTCTTGCTATGATTGAGAGGATAACTACCAGGATAGAGGATGTTAAAAATGTGGAAAGGGTATTAAGCCTTACAAATTCTTCGACTATTGAAGGCGACTCAGAGGGATTTGGCGTCTATCCTTTACTTAAAGAATCATCTCTGCAATTGAAGAAACCAGAGGAGCTTAGAAAGGAGGTAATTAATAACAGGATATATAAAAGATGGCTCTATTCTGAAGACGGAAAATCAACATCTATAATTGCTTGGATAGTTCCAATGGGAAAAGATGATGCAGCAAGATGGAGGGTTGTAGATGCAATTAAGAATATAATTGATGAGGAAAAAGACAATAGAAAGTTTTATCTATATGGCATGCCTGTGTATCAAAAAGCCATTATGGATGCTATGATCAGGGATCAATTTCATCTCACCCCTATCGTACCTTTTCTAATGGGTCTCTTGTTATTCTTTTTCTTTCGTGATATAAAATTGTTAACCATTCCATTTATATTAATTGGAATATGCGCCCTTTGGGCATTCGGGCTTCTGACTCTATCCAGTAATACGTTAAATTATGTCACTAACATACTTCCTATCGTTTTGCTTATTGTCTGTATATGCGACTCAGTTCATATTATGACTCATTATAAAGAGATTAATAAAGATTATATACACAGAAAAGATGCCTTAAAGGATGTTATCATACGCATTGGTATTCCCATAATGTTAACCAGCATTACAACCGGGGTAGGATTCTTCTCCCTGGGAGCAGTGGTATTAAGCCAGTAAGGATTTTTGGTATTTTTACTGGTCTTGGCATCCTTTTTGCGTTTACAGTCTCCATTACGCTTCTCCCATTGATTATGTCAATTATGAACTTCAAAGAAGAAAAGTCTGGAGAAGATAGAAGCTTTAAGGCATTGGAGAGAATTCTTAATAGAACAGGAGGGTTAGTATACAGGAGAAAGGGCTTAATTCTAATAAGTATTGCCATTGTTCTGATATCGTTAATCGGCATGTTTAAAATTGAAGTAAGGCAGGATATCATTGCTATGCTTAAAGATAGTACTGAAATAGATGAGGCCCGTGCTTTCATAGATGTTGAGCTTGGAGGTTCATGCGAGCTTATTACGCTGTTTGAGGGCAAGGGAGAAAATTCAGTTATTGAGCCGCAAAATCTAAAACGAATAGAAAGGATACAGCATAGACTAATAACAGAAGTTCCAGAAATACGAAAGAGTATCTCTATCGTTGATTTTCTTAAAGAGATGAATCAAGCCGTTAACGGGGATGATCCGGATCACTATACACTACCTACGACTAAAGAACTCGCTTCACAACTGCTCTTACTATATTCCTTTGATGAAGATCAGGCAAACCTTCAATCGCTTATAAACAATGATTATAGCCAGGCAAGGATTAGAATGTTTAGTCTTAGCGCTGATGATTCAATAATTTCAAGGGCAGCCTTTGATAAAGCTGAAAGAATCATATTAGAGGAATCAAAAGGGACTAACTTAAAGATAAATCGCACAGGAAGACCAAAGATTTTTTTCAATATG is a window of Spirochaetota bacterium DNA encoding:
- a CDS encoding MMPL family transporter, which encodes MALLVEWILSYRLLFIILCIIFFIGGAYLTLSLRVDNSITVYFKDNDPSLQFYQKFKEEYGNDEFLYIVYRIKKGVFNLDSLKITEKLVEELEGIEYVKKVKTITNIELIEGNRNGDLNIYNIRDKFPSTQLDADLYMHRLQDKPLYANAFISENAEFAAILCEIGDTPKGDPGYQSEIGSGLQRILSKQEFSDFEFWPTGQPVIVSAINDAVIKDVMLFTLICVIVLTALLFLFFRKVKEILAFNIIYLLGLISVIILLWMNDYPITTFTCIALPLLFAISTADGVHIIHEYQTYLKAGNPNRESILKTIKLVGFPCLFTTLTTVAGFASLTISPIPCIHEFGLTIAVGVLAVFIFSFTLLTIFLSFGGEKSERLYHSYQQFERDKEKRDYEYIHKYMDVMLQRITDWDKRYYKRILTLAVIVCMIAFYGISKIKTDASWLAVLGEKMKVFQDYKFVDSTMAGSGNFEILLDTKKRDGVKTLQSVQTLEKIQNFANSQDYLVKKTFSVVDIIKDINCALHNNDREYYRLPSSDEEVSQYILLYEVTGGEELEKQISADVSSARLTIYVKNTNTTISKRFYDDLVAFIESVKPADYTYTITGLSFMVLESLRTMQETLILSIMLALAIISIMMIFVFRSLKIGLISMLPNIFPIIITLGIMGLFDISLDFSRTLLGCIGIGLAVDDTIHLISRYRLEFDRLGNYRKALDAAIIGVGHAITRTTIILIIGFGACLFSNFEALVSFGMITAICVFTALIADYFIAPALILVFKPFGKEFDTGKVVE
- a CDS encoding MMPL family transporter produces the protein MNKLIEFTFKYWKWILGINVLLTLILGYFILGIKVDNSIETMSVDGDPELLLLQKTEKEYGGNEFVVVSFKGDDIFTTPVLAMIERITTRIEDVKNVERVLSLTNSSTIEGDSEGFGVYPLLKESSLQLKKPEELRKEVINNRIYKRWLYSEDGKSTSIIAWIVPMGKDDAARWRVVDAIKNIIDEEKDNRKFYLYGMPVYQKAIMDAMIRDQFHLTPIVPFLMGLLLFFFFRDIKLLTIPFILIGICALWAFGLLTLSSNTLNYVTNILPIVLLIVCICDSVHIMTHYKEINKDYIHRKDALKDVIIRIGIPIMLTSITTGVGFFSLGAVVLSQ
- a CDS encoding efflux RND transporter permease subunit, with amino-acid sequence MNFKEEKSGEDRSFKALERILNRTGGLVYRRKGLILISIAIVLISLIGMFKIEVRQDIIAMLKDSTEIDEARAFIDVELGGSCELITLFEGKGENSVIEPQNLKRIERIQHRLITEVPEIRKSISIVDFLKEMNQAVNGDDPDHYTLPTTKELASQLLLLYSFDEDQANLQSLINNDYSQARIRMFSLSADDSIISRAAFDKAERIILEESKGTNLKINRTGRPKIFFNMVDILITAMVKSFSYAFVVIFIMMVIVFRSFKLGLLSMIINIIPAIITFGIMGWLGIPLNLMTAMVPSIAIGIAVDDTIHLIWRIKKEIGIDGNYREAIFRSLRSVGKPIITTSVLISVGFAVFYFSEIVLLTEFAFLTIATVVGALITDLFLGPVLVLIFKPIKIPKGE